The Desulfurobacteriaceae bacterium sequence TGGTTAGGTCCACAAAAGATGGAAAAGTGTAAGGTTTTAGTAGTAGAGGATGATGATATTCAGAGAGAACTTTTAAAGGAGATTTCAGAGGAGGCAGGATTTTCTGTCCTTGCTTCCTCTACTGCTGAGAATGGACTAAAAATGGCGTTAAAAGAAAACCCTTTGGTTGTTGTTAGTGATGTAAGACTTCCCGGAACGGACGGTCTTGAGTTTCTAAAACAGTTAAAAGAAAAAGTTGAAAATGTGGAAGTAATAGTAATTACTGCTTTTAGTAGCGTTGAAGATGCAGTCAATGCAATTAAAGCCGGTGCATTCCACTATATTACCAAGCCCTTTGACCCCGAAGTGTTGATAAACTTAATAAATAAAGCTTGCCAACTTGCAAAATTAAGAAGTTTCCCAAAGATAGAAAAAGATGTAGTATTTGCCTCAAAGGTAATGGAGGAAATCTTAAAAAAAGCGTTCCTTTTTGCAAAAACAGAAGCTCCTATCTTAATCTTAGGAGAAAGTGGAGTAGGTAAGGAAGTTCTGGCAAGGTTTATTCATAAGGAAAGTGGAAGAAAAGGAAAATTTGTTTCTGTTAACTGTGCAGCAATTCCATCTGAACTTTTTGAAAGTGAGCTTTTCGGATATGAGAAAGGAGCCTTTACAGGAGCTCTACGTTCAAAACCAGGACTTTTTGAAGAAGCTGATGGAGGAACCATATTCTTAGACGAAATAGGAGAACTTCCTCTACACCTTCAAGTAAAGCTTTTACGGGTTCTTCAAGAAAAGGAAGTTAGAAGAGTGGGGTCTACCAATTGTAAGAAAGTAGATGTAAAGGTTATCGCTGCTACAAATCAGAATTTAGAAAAACTTGTTGAAGAAGGAAAGTTCAGAGAAGATCTTTACTATAGATTGAACGTTTTAACTTTAAAAGTTCCTCCATTAAGAGAGCGGCCTGAAGATATCTTAGAACTTACAGGATATTTTCTTAAAAAATATGAAAAAAAGTATGGCAAGAAAGTGGAAATAACTCCTGAGGCATTAGAGATACTTTTAAACTATAACTTTCCTGGAAACGTTAGAGAACTTGAAAATTTAATTCACCGTTTAGTTATTACAACCTCTAAA is a genomic window containing:
- a CDS encoding sigma-54 dependent transcriptional regulator, whose protein sequence is MEKCKVLVVEDDDIQRELLKEISEEAGFSVLASSTAENGLKMALKENPLVVVSDVRLPGTDGLEFLKQLKEKVENVEVIVITAFSSVEDAVNAIKAGAFHYITKPFDPEVLINLINKACQLAKLRSFPKIEKDVVFASKVMEEILKKAFLFAKTEAPILILGESGVGKEVLARFIHKESGRKGKFVSVNCAAIPSELFESELFGYEKGAFTGALRSKPGLFEEADGGTIFLDEIGELPLHLQVKLLRVLQEKEVRRVGSTNCKKVDVKVIAATNQNLEKLVEEGKFREDLYYRLNVLTLKVPPLRERPEDILELTGYFLKKYEKKYGKKVEITPEALEILLNYNFPGNVRELENLIHRLVITTSKIEPKDLEDLKNKEKPCEEIDFSKPLPEKLRELEKRMIEEALKRTNYVQLKAAKLLGIDEKSLRYKRKKYGI